One Thermococcus kodakarensis KOD1 genomic window carries:
- a CDS encoding DUF835 domain-containing protein: MLGIGSLYFYYRVIFSPRFLRDYDVKNIEIPEFEGVQIISPEDFKNIKAQLENVPVLAFLRTLKPPESWKPFFFTTANNMEIPNTIRPTDLYKMVETVHRYLLEAERSGVKGIVLVEGLEYLRIHNEFPSIAKMMSTVRDYIISNKGALIVVIDKNALDEREYMLLRRILE, from the coding sequence GTGCTTGGAATAGGCTCGCTTTACTTCTACTACCGGGTAATCTTCAGCCCGCGCTTCCTAAGGGACTACGATGTGAAGAACATCGAGATACCGGAGTTTGAAGGGGTCCAAATAATTTCGCCAGAGGACTTCAAAAATATCAAAGCCCAGCTGGAAAACGTCCCCGTTCTTGCGTTTCTGAGAACTTTAAAGCCCCCAGAGAGCTGGAAACCCTTTTTCTTCACCACAGCGAACAATATGGAGATTCCAAACACAATCCGGCCGACCGACCTTTATAAAATGGTCGAGACAGTCCACAGATATCTCCTGGAGGCAGAAAGAAGCGGTGTCAAGGGCATTGTGCTTGTGGAGGGGTTGGAATACCTTAGAATACACAACGAATTCCCGTCGATAGCAAAGATGATGAGCACGGTAAGAGATTATATTATCTCCAACAAAGGGGCGCTCATAGTTGTTATTGACAAAAACGCCCTGGATGAGAGGGAGTATATGTTGTTGAGGAGAATTCTGGAATGA
- a CDS encoding 4Fe-4S dicluster domain-containing protein yields MPDFCDRCNACVRACPAQAIYITPKRENSREVHIDYTKCAVVFSRTLGCSVCVKECTFTKGSYERIKRAYEKVAGR; encoded by the coding sequence ATTCCAGACTTCTGCGACCGCTGCAACGCTTGCGTTAGAGCCTGCCCGGCCCAGGCGATATACATCACGCCGAAGAGGGAGAACAGCCGGGAGGTGCACATAGATTACACGAAGTGCGCCGTCGTCTTCTCAAGAACCCTCGGCTGTTCGGTCTGCGTGAAGGAGTGCACGTTCACAAAGGGGAGCTACGAGAGGATAAAGCGGGCCTACGAGAAGGTTGCCGGGAGATAG
- a CDS encoding antibiotic biosynthesis monooxygenase, translated as MAIMRLWHGRVPREKRDAYERFLIERAVPDYSSVEGLLKLYFTRRDEEKETHFLLVTIWDSWESIKKFAGENPELAKYYPEDDEFLLEKEKYVQHYEIFYEK; from the coding sequence ATGGCTATTATGAGGCTGTGGCACGGGCGCGTGCCGAGGGAGAAGAGAGACGCCTACGAGCGCTTTTTGATAGAGAGGGCGGTTCCGGACTACAGCTCCGTCGAAGGGCTTTTGAAGCTCTACTTCACGAGGCGGGACGAGGAGAAAGAAACCCACTTCCTGCTCGTGACGATATGGGATTCATGGGAGTCCATCAAGAAGTTCGCGGGAGAAAATCCAGAGCTGGCCAAGTACTACCCGGAGGACGACGAGTTCCTGCTTGAGAAGGAGAAGTACGTCCAGCACTACGAGATATTCTATGAGAAGTGA
- a CDS encoding DUF998 domain-containing protein, with the protein MGMKRSQLWAGLIAPLVAYSGILTAIYVNRSWWRLTDNAISDLGKLGLPHNWLLNVPLVITAVLAIYYALGVLDMARNSVEKAGIWVLIAGFVFLALIGIFPEGTSPHYYVSWGFFLTAGFGLLIAGIGMGLSGDRKMLYFTVVLFVLAWILAIWAMRTFKGVAIPEFIGALAVTIWHYAVLSKIWGKTR; encoded by the coding sequence ATGGGGATGAAGAGGTCGCAGTTGTGGGCCGGGCTGATAGCCCCGCTCGTTGCTTATTCTGGAATTCTCACGGCTATCTATGTGAACCGCTCGTGGTGGAGGTTAACCGACAACGCGATAAGCGACCTCGGGAAGCTCGGCCTCCCCCACAACTGGCTCCTCAACGTGCCGCTCGTTATAACGGCGGTGCTGGCAATTTACTACGCCCTCGGCGTCCTCGACATGGCTAGAAACAGCGTAGAGAAGGCTGGGATCTGGGTGCTCATAGCGGGCTTTGTCTTCTTAGCTCTGATAGGCATCTTCCCAGAGGGAACCTCGCCCCACTACTACGTCAGCTGGGGCTTCTTCCTGACGGCGGGCTTTGGGCTCTTGATAGCCGGCATCGGCATGGGACTCTCAGGGGACAGAAAGATGCTGTACTTCACGGTAGTTCTATTCGTTCTGGCGTGGATTCTCGCCATCTGGGCCATGAGAACTTTCAAGGGTGTTGCGATACCAGAGTTCATCGGAGCACTGGCGGTTACGATCTGGCACTACGCAGTCCTTTCAAAGATCTGGGGCAAAACCCGTTGA
- a CDS encoding DUF63 family protein, translating into MSVEGAVIDFFYRYFWEPMFTRSGYNAVNTFVYALLFGLGVIYTYKWIIKPLKIPVDERLFWAVTPMVVFGATVRALVDGGVLPQHPLILTPGIFFTAFFLILPAIYADSKLGMYPKITVAWGTILALWANYLLVTHAKNWEPYELTLIHTAVSFAAVFIFYRWRPFDRLYLYPVLAHYFDVASTVVAIHFYGYREVHWIENHLVNWFGAYIYYPWITLILVVVYYALKELVTDEEERRFWYLAIYILGLGPAIRDPAQMILQL; encoded by the coding sequence ATGAGCGTTGAAGGGGCTGTAATTGACTTCTTTTATAGGTATTTCTGGGAACCGATGTTCACGAGGAGCGGCTACAACGCGGTTAACACCTTTGTATATGCGCTCCTCTTCGGTCTGGGCGTTATTTACACATACAAATGGATAATCAAACCGCTGAAGATACCCGTGGACGAGAGGCTCTTCTGGGCCGTTACACCGATGGTCGTCTTCGGCGCAACTGTGAGGGCGCTTGTGGACGGCGGAGTCCTGCCCCAGCATCCGCTCATCCTCACTCCCGGAATCTTCTTCACGGCGTTCTTTCTGATACTGCCTGCAATCTACGCCGATTCAAAGCTTGGGATGTATCCCAAGATAACTGTTGCATGGGGAACGATACTGGCGCTCTGGGCAAACTACCTCCTCGTGACCCACGCCAAAAACTGGGAGCCCTACGAACTTACCCTTATCCACACCGCCGTTAGCTTTGCCGCAGTGTTTATATTCTACAGGTGGAGGCCCTTCGACAGGCTCTACCTCTACCCTGTTCTCGCCCACTACTTTGACGTGGCCTCAACCGTTGTTGCGATACACTTCTACGGCTACCGTGAAGTCCACTGGATTGAAAACCACCTCGTCAACTGGTTCGGGGCCTACATCTACTATCCGTGGATAACCCTGATCCTCGTTGTGGTCTATTACGCCCTGAAGGAGCTCGTTACGGATGAAGAAGAAAGGCGCTTCTGGTATCTGGCCATCTACATCCTCGGTCTTGGGCCAGCAATAAGGGATCCCGCCCAGATGATCCTCCAGCTCTGA
- a CDS encoding energy-coupling factor transporter transmembrane component T family protein has product MIGQFYIRKDSFMHSLDPRVKIIGMLLGIITLMLFNQPLLLLALFIGLLIIGKVLAGADFSYQFRLLKPLFPIVLITLALWPVIYKPRLEGFFIGIAYSARLLGFALVTFLLLMTTTQKELVLGFVRLGLPYELGLTLTIALRYIPTLYWLARTIMDAQRSRGLELDKGNLLTRMRKMTSVLIPLIVASLKTAHELSIALESRAFGASKKRTFLRDLEMKPRDYAVLALLLVGFSLALYARYVLGFGHVNLYQGGA; this is encoded by the coding sequence GTGATCGGGCAGTTCTACATCAGGAAAGACAGCTTCATGCACTCCCTCGACCCGAGGGTCAAGATAATCGGGATGCTCCTCGGGATAATCACACTCATGCTCTTCAACCAGCCCCTCCTCCTTCTCGCTCTGTTTATCGGCCTGCTCATCATCGGAAAAGTGCTTGCAGGTGCGGACTTTTCCTACCAGTTCAGGCTTCTGAAGCCTCTCTTCCCGATAGTCCTGATAACCCTCGCCCTCTGGCCGGTGATTTACAAACCGCGCCTTGAGGGGTTCTTCATCGGAATCGCATATTCGGCGAGACTTCTCGGCTTCGCGCTCGTTACGTTCCTCCTCCTCATGACGACCACGCAGAAAGAGCTCGTCCTGGGCTTCGTCAGGCTCGGTCTTCCCTACGAGCTTGGCCTGACCCTGACCATAGCCCTCCGCTACATCCCGACCCTGTACTGGCTGGCCAGAACCATAATGGACGCCCAGAGGAGCAGGGGACTGGAACTTGACAAGGGAAACCTCTTAACCAGGATGCGGAAGATGACCTCAGTCCTCATCCCGCTTATCGTCGCGTCGCTTAAGACCGCCCACGAGCTGAGCATTGCCCTTGAGAGCAGGGCCTTTGGAGCGAGCAAGAAGAGGACTTTTCTGAGGGACCTTGAAATGAAGCCCAGGGACTACGCGGTTCTCGCGCTCCTTCTGGTGGGGTTTTCCCTGGCCCTCTACGCCCGCTACGTCCTCGGCTTCGGGCACGTCAACCTTTACCAAGGAGGGGCCTGA
- a CDS encoding energy-coupling factor ABC transporter ATP-binding protein, whose translation MIEAENVHFAYNGKEVLRGIDFEMGQEIVALVGPNGSGKTTLAKHFNGLLKPSKGRVLVDGLDTREHTVAELSRLVGYVFQNPEHMFFEETVFNEVAFGPRNLGLSEEEVEERVKWALKSVGLEGFEDRTPYSLSGGEKQRLAIACVLAMKPKYLILDEPTTGLDARAEEEVVEVIRSLHESGHGILLITHDMDLVVRLAERVVLLHGGRKLFDGPVEEFFTAFDVEKYGLERPEVVELGERLGVGFVRSIEEILAKLGGEV comes from the coding sequence ATGATCGAAGCAGAAAACGTTCACTTCGCCTACAACGGGAAGGAAGTCCTAAGGGGCATAGACTTCGAGATGGGGCAGGAGATAGTGGCACTCGTTGGACCAAACGGAAGTGGAAAGACAACACTCGCAAAGCACTTCAACGGCCTTCTCAAGCCTTCCAAGGGAAGAGTTCTCGTGGACGGCCTCGACACAAGGGAGCACACCGTCGCCGAGCTCAGCAGGCTCGTTGGCTACGTCTTCCAGAACCCGGAGCACATGTTCTTCGAGGAGACGGTTTTCAACGAGGTCGCCTTCGGTCCAAGGAATCTCGGTCTGAGCGAGGAAGAGGTTGAGGAGAGGGTGAAGTGGGCGCTGAAGTCAGTGGGGCTTGAGGGTTTTGAGGACAGGACGCCCTACTCTCTCAGCGGCGGCGAAAAGCAGAGATTGGCTATAGCCTGCGTCCTTGCGATGAAGCCAAAATACCTAATTCTCGACGAGCCAACAACTGGCCTTGACGCGAGGGCAGAGGAGGAGGTTGTTGAGGTGATACGCTCCCTCCACGAGAGTGGCCATGGGATACTACTGATAACCCACGACATGGACCTCGTCGTGAGGCTGGCCGAGAGGGTAGTCCTTCTCCACGGGGGGCGGAAGCTCTTCGACGGCCCGGTCGAGGAGTTTTTCACGGCCTTTGACGTTGAGAAGTACGGCCTTGAGAGACCCGAGGTAGTCGAGCTGGGAGAGAGGCTTGGGGTTGGTTTTGTGAGGAGCATTGAGGAAATCCTTGCGAAACTGGGGGGAGAAGTGTGA
- a CDS encoding biotin--[acetyl-CoA-carboxylase] ligase, giving the protein MRLMRDSAVKRRILAAIEDGPVSGEKLAEGLGISRVAVWKHIRELKRLGYKIEASHAGYFLRERPDVPYPWELPVKAYYLEETSSTMDVAWKLAERGRDFFVIAGSQKSGRGRKGSRWLSPPGGLWFSLVASPELSLSEAGKMSKAAREVIAEYLQGKGIPAEVSENGVFVHGKKIAGVLVEVAGELDAIRFAVVGVGINVKNPVPEGATSMALELGDVSLLGTARELLPKLLDNLKAF; this is encoded by the coding sequence ATGCGGCTTATGAGAGATAGTGCAGTGAAGAGAAGAATACTCGCGGCAATCGAGGATGGGCCAGTTTCAGGCGAGAAGCTCGCGGAAGGACTAGGGATCTCCAGGGTTGCAGTCTGGAAGCACATAAGAGAGCTTAAGAGGCTCGGTTACAAAATAGAGGCCTCTCACGCTGGATACTTCCTGAGGGAACGGCCCGACGTGCCGTACCCCTGGGAACTGCCAGTTAAGGCGTACTACCTAGAGGAAACGAGCTCAACGATGGACGTCGCCTGGAAGCTGGCTGAAAGGGGGAGAGACTTTTTCGTAATCGCGGGCTCTCAGAAGTCGGGCAGGGGGAGGAAGGGGAGCAGGTGGCTTTCACCCCCGGGTGGACTTTGGTTCAGCCTTGTGGCCAGTCCAGAACTGAGCCTTTCCGAGGCTGGGAAGATGTCCAAGGCGGCTAGGGAAGTAATAGCCGAGTATTTGCAGGGGAAAGGAATTCCTGCGGAGGTTTCTGAAAACGGCGTTTTCGTTCACGGCAAGAAGATAGCTGGAGTTCTGGTGGAGGTTGCAGGGGAGCTAGACGCAATCCGCTTCGCCGTTGTTGGCGTCGGCATCAACGTGAAGAACCCGGTTCCAGAAGGAGCTACATCAATGGCGCTCGAACTCGGCGACGTCAGTCTCCTGGGCACAGCCAGGGAGCTTTTGCCGAAGCTTCTGGACAACCTGAAAGCTTTTTAA
- a CDS encoding biotin transporter BioY produces the protein MNAREVAYAGIFIALIAVSAQISVNIGPVPLTFQVFAVLLTGLLLGPRLGFLSVLSYDIAGAIGLPVFAGFTGGIAHLYGPTGGYLLAFPIAAFMAGLSKGKGGKAKLVASLVAIALIYVLGWLRLGLYFGGNFGKAFELGVAPFVIPDLIKALIAVEISEVVERRLEL, from the coding sequence ATGAACGCACGAGAAGTTGCTTACGCTGGGATATTCATTGCCCTCATAGCTGTGAGCGCCCAGATAAGCGTGAACATAGGCCCGGTTCCGCTGACCTTTCAGGTCTTTGCCGTCCTCCTGACGGGCCTCCTTCTCGGCCCCAGGCTCGGCTTCCTGAGCGTCCTCTCCTACGACATAGCCGGAGCAATTGGCCTTCCTGTCTTCGCTGGCTTTACTGGAGGTATAGCGCACCTCTACGGCCCGACGGGAGGATACCTCCTTGCCTTCCCGATAGCAGCATTTATGGCAGGGCTTTCAAAGGGAAAGGGCGGAAAGGCAAAGCTCGTCGCTTCCCTGGTTGCCATAGCTTTGATCTACGTCCTCGGCTGGCTCCGCCTGGGCCTCTACTTTGGGGGCAACTTTGGAAAGGCGTTTGAGCTCGGCGTTGCCCCCTTCGTGATTCCAGACCTCATTAAGGCCCTTATAGCGGTGGAGATTTCGGAGGTCGTGGAGAGAAGGCTTGAGCTCTAA
- a CDS encoding molybdenum cofactor guanylyltransferase, protein MKAVILAFPEKPWENYTIPIKDEPVVKLTEMRFRMSKRIDEVLTIVRKDKLRIYSLHVSNPVPVIARNKMEALLKAMPDEPFFLAEGNMPLIQPFLVNYLVGIYLEDEPEAVIPVWKDGTAEVTHAVYEPDALSAAIEAALSEGHKTLSSITEFLDFEPVSVEELIKKNPKVSLSFFRVKSSLDKAFAEENLGER, encoded by the coding sequence ATGAAAGCAGTAATCCTGGCTTTCCCGGAAAAGCCGTGGGAAAACTACACGATTCCCATAAAGGACGAGCCAGTTGTAAAGCTCACCGAGATGAGGTTTAGAATGAGCAAGCGGATTGACGAGGTTCTGACCATAGTCCGAAAGGACAAGCTCAGGATTTACTCTCTCCATGTCTCTAACCCTGTGCCGGTCATTGCAAGGAATAAAATGGAAGCCCTCCTCAAGGCCATGCCCGACGAACCTTTCTTCCTCGCCGAGGGCAACATGCCGCTCATACAGCCATTCCTCGTGAACTACCTCGTCGGCATCTACCTTGAAGACGAGCCCGAGGCGGTCATACCCGTATGGAAGGACGGAACCGCAGAAGTCACACATGCCGTCTATGAGCCGGATGCACTTAGCGCGGCCATAGAGGCCGCGCTCAGCGAGGGGCACAAAACGCTTAGTTCCATCACCGAGTTCCTTGATTTCGAGCCGGTGTCAGTTGAAGAGCTGATAAAGAAGAACCCGAAGGTTTCTCTCAGCTTTTTCAGGGTGAAAAGCTCGCTCGATAAGGCTTTCGCCGAGGAGAACCTTGGAGAGAGGTAA
- a CDS encoding DUF1931 family protein: protein MAEMIIPYPQLQKILERTCELAVIKPRAEEMMDIVEKKLADLFEVAYENAKAENADTIKMRHIPITKGFRNSMNLFRAVIEDEGVEIEPIRKYVLKKIPGDRPLEEDVVNELPIIAGTLFVLIGRVIKALHPEIKNVYPEHIEEAKKVLDYTL, encoded by the coding sequence ATGGCGGAGATGATAATACCCTACCCGCAGCTCCAGAAAATCCTCGAGAGGACCTGCGAGCTCGCGGTTATCAAGCCCCGCGCTGAGGAGATGATGGACATCGTCGAGAAGAAGCTCGCAGACCTATTCGAGGTCGCCTACGAGAACGCGAAGGCCGAAAACGCTGACACGATAAAGATGCGCCACATCCCAATAACCAAGGGCTTCAGGAACAGCATGAACCTCTTCAGGGCAGTCATTGAAGACGAGGGCGTTGAAATAGAGCCGATAAGGAAGTACGTCCTCAAGAAGATACCCGGCGACAGGCCGCTTGAGGAGGACGTCGTGAACGAGCTTCCGATCATAGCCGGAACTCTCTTCGTGCTCATCGGAAGGGTTATCAAGGCCCTCCACCCGGAGATAAAGAACGTCTACCCGGAGCACATCGAAGAGGCCAAGAAGGTGCTGGATTACACGCTGTGA
- a CDS encoding CGP-CTERM sorting domain-containing protein: MTHLKKLVLALLLIGVVTISGCVSIEEHVKVSSDGTIESMTLVLEMPRTVYSLMVQNTTTGTFCGDIRANITSDLKDKVTCEESFTGDNVTITIHAEHVKPKDNADFAKGIEIYKENGYLIFKDNTWHEESAKDQEDIKEYGSLVTIDYYLEMPGKIIDSNAHKVDGNKAEWHLDMYTASKTPIYAKSEIPNSSICGPGIIMALAVIPLLMMRRKRA; the protein is encoded by the coding sequence ATGACACACCTCAAAAAACTTGTTCTAGCACTACTTTTGATAGGAGTAGTCACAATAAGTGGATGCGTTAGCATTGAAGAACATGTGAAGGTCTCTTCGGATGGTACTATAGAGTCTATGACTCTGGTACTGGAAATGCCACGGACGGTGTACTCTCTCATGGTTCAAAACACAACAACAGGAACATTTTGTGGAGACATTCGAGCAAATATAACGTCTGATCTTAAAGATAAAGTCACCTGTGAAGAGTCCTTTACAGGAGACAATGTTACAATAACAATACATGCAGAGCACGTAAAGCCCAAAGATAACGCCGACTTTGCTAAGGGTATTGAAATCTATAAGGAGAATGGATATCTAATCTTCAAGGACAACACTTGGCATGAAGAATCTGCAAAGGATCAGGAGGATATCAAAGAGTATGGAAGCTTAGTTACAATAGATTACTATCTCGAGATGCCAGGAAAAATCATAGATTCTAATGCTCACAAAGTTGATGGGAACAAAGCTGAGTGGCATTTAGATATGTATACTGCCAGTAAGACCCCAATCTATGCAAAGTCAGAGATACCAAACTCCAGTATTTGTGGTCCAGGGATTATAATGGCACTTGCAGTGATTCCTCTCTTGATGATGAGGAGAAAAAGGGCATAG
- a CDS encoding S9 family peptidase: MVKGLTEKDLGKFKLVGNIDALGRKLVFQVTEISVEKDDYFSRLYLYDGRRVEPFTSGKKDANPRFSPDGKLVAFTSKRDKESKEAELYVIPTDGGEARLLAKFKYGIKNLRFTEDGKGIAVVTPIDVEKKPKDDVHIIKELPFWFNGVGWIYGKRSVVYLVDVESGKKKRLTPKNLDVGQIRFHNGKLYFTAQEDRERKPMVSDLYVLEGRKAKRLTPGKWSISDFIPLDDGTFILKANTRERGIPTNTHIYHYNPETGEMRKLTKDLDRAAYNSLNSDVRGAQRAELVFRDGWVYYIATDGPRANLFRVNLDGKIERVIGGDRSVESFAIGDYIAFTAQDAVTPLELYVLRDGKEKKVTDFNGWIKEYSLSKPEHFKVKASDGVEIDAWIMKPVNFEPGKKYPAVLEIHGGPKTAYGYAFMHEFHVLTAKGFAVIFSNPRGSDGYGEEFADIRGHYGERDYQDIMEVVDEAVKRFDFIDPERIGVTGGSYGGFMTNWIVGHTNRFKAAVTQRSISNWTSFFGTTDIGYFFAPDQIGGDPWSNTEGYWEKSPLKYAPNVETPLLIIHSMEDYRCWLPEALQFFTALKYLGKTVELALFPGENHDLSRSGKPKHRVRRLELIAGWMERWLNK, encoded by the coding sequence ATGGTGAAAGGTCTGACCGAGAAGGACCTCGGAAAGTTCAAGCTCGTGGGAAACATAGACGCCTTGGGGAGAAAGCTCGTTTTTCAGGTGACGGAGATAAGCGTCGAGAAAGACGACTACTTCTCAAGGCTCTACCTCTACGACGGCAGAAGGGTCGAGCCCTTCACCTCTGGGAAGAAGGACGCCAACCCACGCTTCTCGCCGGATGGCAAGCTCGTTGCCTTCACATCGAAGCGCGATAAGGAGAGCAAGGAAGCCGAGCTCTACGTCATCCCCACCGACGGCGGCGAGGCGAGGCTTTTAGCGAAGTTCAAGTACGGAATTAAAAACCTCCGCTTCACAGAGGACGGAAAGGGCATAGCTGTCGTTACTCCTATAGACGTCGAGAAGAAGCCCAAGGACGACGTCCACATCATCAAGGAGCTTCCCTTCTGGTTCAACGGTGTCGGCTGGATCTATGGGAAGAGGAGCGTGGTTTACCTCGTTGACGTCGAGAGCGGGAAGAAGAAGCGTCTCACCCCGAAGAACCTCGATGTCGGCCAGATCCGCTTCCACAATGGCAAGCTCTACTTCACCGCCCAGGAAGACCGCGAGAGGAAGCCGATGGTTAGCGACCTCTACGTCCTTGAGGGCAGGAAAGCAAAGAGGCTAACGCCGGGCAAGTGGAGCATCTCCGACTTCATCCCGCTAGACGACGGAACCTTCATCCTCAAGGCCAACACGCGCGAGCGCGGGATTCCGACGAACACCCACATCTACCACTACAACCCGGAGACAGGAGAAATGAGAAAGCTGACGAAAGACCTCGACAGGGCAGCTTATAACTCCCTCAACAGCGACGTTAGGGGTGCCCAGAGGGCCGAGCTTGTCTTTAGGGACGGCTGGGTCTACTACATAGCTACCGACGGTCCGAGGGCGAACCTATTCAGGGTCAACCTCGACGGCAAGATCGAGCGCGTCATCGGTGGAGACAGGAGCGTCGAGAGCTTTGCTATAGGGGATTACATAGCCTTCACAGCCCAGGACGCGGTTACGCCGCTTGAGCTCTACGTCCTCCGCGACGGAAAGGAGAAGAAAGTAACCGACTTCAACGGCTGGATAAAGGAGTACAGCCTCTCGAAGCCGGAGCACTTCAAGGTCAAAGCCAGCGACGGCGTTGAGATTGACGCGTGGATTATGAAGCCGGTTAACTTTGAGCCGGGCAAGAAGTATCCGGCCGTTTTGGAGATACACGGCGGGCCGAAGACGGCCTACGGCTACGCCTTCATGCACGAGTTCCACGTTTTGACCGCTAAAGGCTTCGCGGTGATATTCTCCAACCCGAGAGGGAGCGACGGCTACGGCGAGGAGTTCGCCGACATAAGGGGACACTACGGCGAGCGCGATTACCAGGACATAATGGAAGTCGTTGATGAGGCAGTAAAGAGGTTTGACTTCATCGACCCTGAGAGGATAGGGGTTACCGGCGGCTCCTACGGCGGCTTCATGACGAACTGGATAGTCGGGCACACAAACCGCTTCAAGGCCGCTGTGACCCAGCGCTCCATCTCAAACTGGACGAGCTTTTTCGGCACCACCGACATCGGATACTTCTTCGCGCCCGACCAGATAGGCGGCGACCCGTGGAGCAACACCGAAGGCTACTGGGAGAAGAGCCCGCTAAAGTACGCACCCAACGTTGAGACTCCACTCCTCATAATCCACAGCATGGAGGACTACCGCTGCTGGCTTCCGGAGGCATTGCAGTTCTTCACGGCTCTGAAGTACCTCGGTAAAACCGTCGAGCTTGCCCTCTTCCCGGGCGAGAACCACGACCTCAGCAGGAGCGGAAAGCCAAAGCACAGGGTTAGGAGACTTGAGCTGATAGCTGGGTGGATGGAGAGGTGGCTTAATAAATGA